One genomic segment of Trichoplusia ni isolate ovarian cell line Hi5 chromosome 5, tn1, whole genome shotgun sequence includes these proteins:
- the LOC113493982 gene encoding uncharacterized protein LOC113493982 isoform X1, with translation MMEDFFKNIKDNPAYKTDMPPPGTVPEATPVSGVKDDNIILRNLEEDVRRTIAKLETNDIIDIDEINTKLNEISEQSEKTREAERAKEAAESRSNTEILIDKAMASFSVLTKPSSSDDDSQNDPYKESYDNDNVLAFLN, from the exons ATGATGGAAGActtctttaaaaacattaaagacaATCCCGCATACAAAACTGATATGCCGCCCCCAGGCACTGTACCTGAAG CTACTCCTGTATCTGGAGTAAAGGATGACAACATTATACTACGCAATTTAGAAGAAGATGTCAGAAGAACCATAGCGAAGCTAGAAACCAATGACATAATTGACATTGATGAAATTAATACAAAGTTAAATGAAATATCCGAGCAATCTGAGAAAACAAGGGAGGCTGAAAGAGCTAAGGAGGCAGCTGAAAGTAGGTCTAACACAGAAATATTAATCGATAAAGCCATGGCAAGCTTCAGCGTACTTACAAAACCAAGTAGCTCCGACGACGATTCTCAGAACGATCCGTACAAAGAGTCTTACGATAACGACAACGTGCTGGCATTTCTCAATTGA
- the LOC113493982 gene encoding uncharacterized protein LOC113493982 isoform X2, with translation MMEDFFKNIKDNPAYKTDMPPPGTVPEASSSPLKLLMEDNVIVSDLEEKVKIAKQEMRENTKDFDPRRHEILETSELLLYLE, from the exons ATGATGGAAGActtctttaaaaacattaaagacaATCCCGCATACAAAACTGATATGCCGCCCCCAGGCACTGTACCTGAAG CATCCTCATCGCCTCTCAAATTGCTTATGGAAGATAATGTGATTGTGAGTGACTTGGAAGAAAAGGTTAAAATAGCAAAGCAGGAGATGAGAGAAAACACAAAAGATTTTGATCCAAGGCGGCATGAAATACTTGAGACATCTGAA CTACTCCTGTATCTGGAGTAA